A single window of Thermovirga sp. DNA harbors:
- a CDS encoding IS3 family transposase yields the protein MGLNRSGIYVKRKGNGEETCENLYLMDLMDRQYRKHPIWGVKRMKFWLQRKEIRVNLKRVRRLLRLMGLEAIYLKPRLSKGNPEHRIYTYLLRNLDIKRPTRSGARISRMCAWARASFISRS from the coding sequence TTGGGACTAAACCGCTCCGGCATCTACGTAAAGAGAAAAGGAAATGGCGAAGAAACGTGTGAGAACCTGTATTTGATGGATCTTATGGACAGGCAGTACAGGAAGCACCCCATCTGGGGAGTAAAGCGCATGAAGTTCTGGCTTCAAAGAAAAGAGATCCGGGTCAACCTGAAACGGGTTAGAAGACTACTCCGTCTCATGGGACTTGAAGCGATCTACCTGAAGCCCAGACTCAGCAAGGGCAACCCTGAACACCGTATCTACACGTACCTCTTGAGGAACCTTGACATAAAACGACCAACCAGGTCTGGTGCTCGGATATCACGTATGTGCGCATGGGCAAGGGCTTCCTTTATCTCACGGTCATAA
- a CDS encoding transposase: protein MRKRYDAAFKAEVVLEALREQGTLAEIGSKYGIHPNQIIQWKKTFLKNLPEVFSKKKDDETETLKKRESELRRQIGQLKYEVDWLKRKSEELC from the coding sequence ATGAGAAAGAGATACGATGCGGCATTCAAGGCCGAAGTAGTACTTGAAGCTCTTCGGGAACAGGGCACACTGGCGGAAATAGGCTCTAAGTACGGCATTCATCCAAACCAGATAATCCAATGGAAGAAGACCTTCCTCAAGAATCTTCCCGAGGTCTTCTCGAAGAAAAAGGATGACGAAACGGAGACCCTGAAGAAGCGAGAATCGGAACTTCGCCGCCAGATCGGCCAGTTGAAATACGAGGTCGACTGGTTGAAAAGAAAATCTGAGGAGCTCTGTTAG
- a CDS encoding transposase: MPDFDYYAEPFRAEKLPSWISPPGHVHAFQYLGGVLKALVPDNLKLGVKRANFYESDLNITYQEMTAYY, translated from the coding sequence ATGCCGGACTTCGACTACTACGCCGAGCCGTTCCGCGCCGAGAAGCTGCCCTCCTGGATCTCCCCCCCCGGCCATGTACACGCCTTTCAGTACCTGGGCGGCGTCCTCAAGGCTCTCGTACCGGACAACCTGAAGCTCGGCGTGAAGCGAGCGAACTTCTATGAGTCAGATCTGAACATAACGTATCAGGAGATGACGGCCTACTACTGA